The following coding sequences lie in one Terriglobales bacterium genomic window:
- a CDS encoding MoaD/ThiS family protein: MATESLKVNIPTPLRPYVAGQAAVDVSGATIAEALGSLTSRHPELRRHLYGEDGKLRAFVNIYVNDQDIRYLQRESTPLQGGDSISIVPSIAGGSF; the protein is encoded by the coding sequence ATGGCAACTGAATCGCTGAAAGTAAATATTCCGACGCCGCTGCGTCCTTACGTGGCCGGGCAGGCGGCGGTGGACGTTTCTGGCGCGACGATCGCCGAGGCGCTGGGCAGCCTGACGTCGCGGCATCCGGAGCTGCGCCGGCACCTGTACGGCGAAGACGGCAAGCTGCGCGCTTTCGTGAACATCTACGTGAACGACCAGGACATCCGCTATCTGCAGCGGGAGAGCACGCCGCTGCAGGGCGGCGACAGCATTTCGATTGTTCCTTCGATCGCGGGCGGCAGCTTCTGA